Part of the Vagococcus teuberi genome, CTCCCAATAGCTATTATAGAGAGTTTTATATGAAAAAAAAAGAAAAAGTCTATTTTTGTGCATTTCGTATAACGTATATTTTATTTTGTGCATAATGTATAATGGCATTATAATAGCAATAGTTCATAATAAAATAAAGGAGAGATAATTATGAGACAACCATTAAATCATCCAATGAGAACCATTATGACACCAGGACCTGTAGAGGCTTATCCATCTGTTTTAAGAACAATGGCAACGCCAATTTTAGGTCAATTTGATCCTGCTTTTGTAGCAATTATGAATGAAGTCAAAGATATGATTAGAGAGACATTTCAAACCACAAATGAAGAGGCCTTTGTGGTGGATGGGACAAGTCGCTCTGGCATAGAAGCAGCATTGATATCGCTAATTAGCCCAGGTGATAAGGTATTGGTACCAGCATATGGGCGTTTTGCTTATTTATTAATCGAAATCTGTGAAAGAGCACAAGCAGACGTTGTGATTCTGGAAAAATCATGGGACGGCGTTTTTTCAGAAGAAGAAATAATTGAAGCAGTAAAAAAACATCAACCCAAAATTTTAGCTATGATTCATGGAGAAACAGCTAACGGTCAAATGCAACCTTTAAGTAAAGTTGGCGAGTACTGTCAGAACAATAATGTCTTTTTTGTAGTAGACGTTGTAGCGACTTATAGTGGTGTGGAGATAAAAGTTGATGACTGGGGTATTGATATGGCTATTGCTGGGACACAAAAATGTCTAAGTGTGCCATCTGGTTTATCACTTATCACCTATAGTGATCGAGTGAAAAAGGAAATTAATAAACGCTATCAAAAAGAGCTTGGGCTAGGAGATGATTACAGAAATGATAATCCAATCTCAAGCAACTATCTGGATTTAACTCAGCTTCAAAGGTATTGGAATAAGGACCGCATCAATCATCATACGGAAGCTACTAGCATGATTTATGCATTGCATGAAGGATTACGTCTATATTGTAATGAGGGATTAAGAGAACGCGCTAGACGTCATGAAATTCATGATAGAGCAATCGTTGAAGGTATTAAAGCAATGGGGCTTGAGTTATATGGTGATGAAACAACTAAAATGCCAACGGTAACACCTGTCATCATTCCAGAAGGAGTAGATGGTGAGTCTGTGAGACAAATGATGTTAGATGATTTTGGGGTTGAAATTGCCTCTTCATTTGGTCCATTAGCTGGTAAAGTATGGCGAATTGGAAACATGGGATTTAGCAGCCGTAAAGAAAATGTCTTACAAGTTTTAACAGCATTAGAAGCAGCATTAATTCATCATAATGTATCAATTAATCAGGGTGCAGCAGCTCAAAAAGCATTAAATATTTATCATGAATTAGGAATTTAACAGTGTGACTCTTTATCACAAAAAATGTGGTAAAGAGTTTTTTATATAGAAAGTATGATTAACATGATGTTTTGGTAAATATTTTAGGTAAAAACAATGTCTGTTGATTTTTAACTATGTTATAATGACTAGGTTAAAAAAATTTTAAGGAGTTTTAATTATGAAAAAGTTAAAAGTACAAGATTTAATATTAATAGGGATATATGCGACAGTTTATTTTTTTACGGTCTTTATTGCCACTATGTTAATGAGGTTTACTGTGCCTGTGTTTCATAGTCTATTAATTCCTAGTATGTCAGCATTGATATCTGGTACTCTATATATTATAGTTGTAAATAAAGTTCCCAAATTTGGAGCTATTACATTAGTTGGATCGGTCATGGCGGTCTTTTTCTTTGCTTTTGGGTATTTTCCGCTGGCTTTTTTACCAAGCTTTATTTTTCCATTATTGGCTGATTTTGTGCAAACTAAAACAAAGATTTTAGATAGTTTAAAATTAATGATTAGTTATATAATTTTTAGTTTTGGCTTAACAGGTCCAATTTTGCCATTATGGTTTATGAAAGATGCTTATAGCGAGTCTTTATTAAATAAAGGAAAAGACATGAGTTATGTGAATAGTGTATTTGAAGGTGTAAGTACTGCAAGTTTCTTTGTCTCAATGCTTTTAGTTATTATTACTAGTATAATAGGTTTGAAAATCGGGAAAATTATTTATACGAAACACTTTGCTAAGTAAAAAATAAACGAGAGGGGTGAGTTGGCTTTGGAAAATAGATATGTCACGTTTGATCCAAGGAGTAAACTAGTTACAGTCCTTTTTGCTAGTGTGTTACTAATTTCTCGTGCCAATCCATCCATGGAGTTTGTTTTTATAGTATTTATTACATTTTTGTTAAGTATTAGTGGCTCATTTAAAAAAGGCTTTATAATATTAATTAGTTATATGTTCCTAAACTTTTTAACAATGACAGTGTTTCATGAGATTAATGGTATTATCACAGCGATTGTGTCATTTGTCTTAGTGGTATATAAAAGTTTACTCCCATCTATAGCAGCAGGGATATTTGCGACACAACATACTTCTGTGGGCGAATGGGTTTCGGCGATGAAAAAATGGCACATTCCAAACTTTATTGTTATACCATTTATTGTTATTTGTCGTTTTTTTCCGATACTTCGTTCTGATGTGAAGTCGATTCGCCAAGCTATGAAGTTTAGAGGGATTGACTTATCTTTTCCAGAAGTAATACATCATCCTATTCAAGCGATGGAGTATTTTTTAGTCCCCATTTTAAAGCAAGTTGAGTATACCGCTCAAGACTTATCTGCAGCCGCACTTGTGAGGGGGTTAGGTTTTGAAGGGAAACATACAAGTGTAATTCCTATTAAATTAAAAATACAAGACTATTTACTACTTGCTAGTTTGTTGGTATTGTTATTAGGTGAGGGTGGTGGTGTTTTTTGATTCAACTCAATCAGGTAACTCTTATAAGAGATAAAAAAAAAGTATTGGATAATATCCATTTAACCGTAACATCTGGAGAGTTAGTTATACTGACAGGTGAAAGTGGCAGCGGGAAAAGTTCTTTAATTAGTGTATTAAATGGCTTGATCCCTGAATTGTATGATGGAGAGATATTTGGTCAGTTAACAGTGTTGGATACTCGACTGCCGCCTATTGACTTTAATAAGTACGTTAAAGACATAGGTGTCGTATTTCAAAATCCTAAAACGCAATTTTTTACGACGTCAGTATTAAGTGAGTTAGCTTTCTCCATGGAAAATTACGGATTTTCTGCAGAAGATATAAATACAAGAATGAACGATGTTATCGAATTGTTCCATTTAGAAGACTTAATTGGTAAAAAAGTAACAGAGTTATCTGGTGGACAAAAACAACGTATTGCATTTGCAGCTGCCTGTATGTTACCGCATCGTTTTTTTTTATTGGATGAACCATCAAGTAATCTGGATTATGTAACAATCAAACAATTATCAGCTTATATTAAGTTATTAAAACAGCGTGGCTGTACGTTGATTATATCTGAACACAGGTTATTTTACCTATCTGAACTGGCAGATAGATATGTTATTTTAAAAAAAGGTAAAATAACATATGATTTATCTGCTGCTCAATTTAAGGCGCAATTTCCGATAATTCAAGAAGAGATGGGATTAAGGAGTTTACAAGAACCAAAATTATTTAAATCATTTATTAAAAAGATAGAGCAAGATGACGCTAGTCGAGTACTTCAAATTAAAGATTTAACTTACCAGTACAGTAACCGAAAATTAGTTCTTAATATTCCTTCTCTTGATATTTGTATAGATAGCATAGTTGGATTAGTTGGACAAAATGGTTCTGGAAAAACAACCTTTGTACAATTGTTATCAGGTTTGCTTATAGATAAAAGTTACAGTTTTTCTATTATGGGAGCCAACTTATCTGCTAAAGAGCGTATTAAGCGGAGTTTTATAGTGATGCAAGATGTTAATCTCCAATTATTTTTTGAAACAGTCGAAAAAGAATTACTAGTTCAATCGAAAAGAACAGAATTATTTGATGATGTAGTGGATGCTCTTAATTTAAGAAGGTTATTAAGTAGTCATCCACAAAATCTTTCTGGTGGAGAAAAACAACGAGTAGCCATTGCTAGTGCCATACTATCTGGAAAAGAGTGGTTGATTTTAGATGAACCAACAAGTGGTTTGGATTATCAAAATATGTTAGCAGTTAGTAAGTTACTAAAAAAGGTTCAATCACTTGGTATATTTGTCCTTGTAATCAGTCATGATAATGAATTTCTCTCACAAACAGCATCATGTATTTTGAAAATGGACAACGGTGGGGTTATGAGCTGATTTAATAGTCGTTTTTTTGAAAGGAGTGTACTCATTGTTAAATATAACAGTTTTTTTCTATGTCATTTTTTTGATCGTCCCTTTGATATGTTTTTTTTATTTAAATTATTTTCGCCCAACAAGTTTATGGAATGGTTTTTTCTTTCTTGTATCTACGGCGACCTTATATTTTCTATTTATTTTATTAATAGAAAATATAAGTCAAAACCTTGCTTTAGTTTTTTTAATTCCAGCTATTTTGGTTATAATATTTATAAGTGTACTAGGTTTGAGTACTAGTATAGTAGGATTATTTTGGAATGAAAAAATTCTTTTAAAAAGAGAAGGGAAATCATTAAGTAATTTGGTTCCGCTGATTGTTGCGTTATGTTTATTAGGGATTCA contains:
- a CDS encoding pyridoxal-phosphate-dependent aminotransferase family protein; its protein translation is MRQPLNHPMRTIMTPGPVEAYPSVLRTMATPILGQFDPAFVAIMNEVKDMIRETFQTTNEEAFVVDGTSRSGIEAALISLISPGDKVLVPAYGRFAYLLIEICERAQADVVILEKSWDGVFSEEEIIEAVKKHQPKILAMIHGETANGQMQPLSKVGEYCQNNNVFFVVDVVATYSGVEIKVDDWGIDMAIAGTQKCLSVPSGLSLITYSDRVKKEINKRYQKELGLGDDYRNDNPISSNYLDLTQLQRYWNKDRINHHTEATSMIYALHEGLRLYCNEGLRERARRHEIHDRAIVEGIKAMGLELYGDETTKMPTVTPVIIPEGVDGESVRQMMLDDFGVEIASSFGPLAGKVWRIGNMGFSSRKENVLQVLTALEAALIHHNVSINQGAAAQKALNIYHELGI
- a CDS encoding MptD family putative ECF transporter S component, which produces MKKLKVQDLILIGIYATVYFFTVFIATMLMRFTVPVFHSLLIPSMSALISGTLYIIVVNKVPKFGAITLVGSVMAVFFFAFGYFPLAFLPSFIFPLLADFVQTKTKILDSLKLMISYIIFSFGLTGPILPLWFMKDAYSESLLNKGKDMSYVNSVFEGVSTASFFVSMLLVIITSIIGLKIGKIIYTKHFAK
- a CDS encoding energy-coupling factor transporter transmembrane component T; amino-acid sequence: MENRYVTFDPRSKLVTVLFASVLLISRANPSMEFVFIVFITFLLSISGSFKKGFIILISYMFLNFLTMTVFHEINGIITAIVSFVLVVYKSLLPSIAAGIFATQHTSVGEWVSAMKKWHIPNFIVIPFIVICRFFPILRSDVKSIRQAMKFRGIDLSFPEVIHHPIQAMEYFLVPILKQVEYTAQDLSAAALVRGLGFEGKHTSVIPIKLKIQDYLLLASLLVLLLGEGGGVF
- a CDS encoding ABC transporter ATP-binding protein, producing MIQLNQVTLIRDKKKVLDNIHLTVTSGELVILTGESGSGKSSLISVLNGLIPELYDGEIFGQLTVLDTRLPPIDFNKYVKDIGVVFQNPKTQFFTTSVLSELAFSMENYGFSAEDINTRMNDVIELFHLEDLIGKKVTELSGGQKQRIAFAAACMLPHRFFLLDEPSSNLDYVTIKQLSAYIKLLKQRGCTLIISEHRLFYLSELADRYVILKKGKITYDLSAAQFKAQFPIIQEEMGLRSLQEPKLFKSFIKKIEQDDASRVLQIKDLTYQYSNRKLVLNIPSLDICIDSIVGLVGQNGSGKTTFVQLLSGLLIDKSYSFSIMGANLSAKERIKRSFIVMQDVNLQLFFETVEKELLVQSKRTELFDDVVDALNLRRLLSSHPQNLSGGEKQRVAIASAILSGKEWLILDEPTSGLDYQNMLAVSKLLKKVQSLGIFVLVISHDNEFLSQTASCILKMDNGGVMS